The Komagataella phaffii GS115 chromosome 4, complete sequence genome includes the window GAGCTGGTATAATTCATTCCGTGCTAGATAACGAATACAGAATTGACCCAAAAGACGGCGGTTTTGACCTTGCAGATTATAACACCAATAACTTCATTGTCAGTCTGTATGGTAGAAATAGGGCTGAATGGGTGCTATCTGATTTGGCCTGTCAAACCTACAGTTTACCGGACACTGCATTGTATGATACATTAGGACCCACAACTTCCGCTTATATCCTTGAGCTGACAAAGTCTCCAGTAGTAATTTGCTGCGCTgagaagattgaaaaacttATTGAGCTCAAGACAAACAATCCAGAGTCACTCAAGCATTTTATCACCATCATTTCTATGGATAATCTTgattttcaagatttttcCATCAACGACCTTATAAAAAGAGCCAACAGTGTTCAAATTAAACTGTTAGATTTGGGACAAACAGAAGAGCTGGGTAAGGCTTCTCCTGTGGCAGAAATACCTCCACTTCCTTCGACCATATACACTATTTCGTTTACCTCAGGAACCACTGGAGTTCCCAAGGGAGTAGTATTGACACACAAAATAGCCACTGCAGCAGCCACGTTTGCTTTATCGCATATAGGGCTTCCTGACAGCGGAAGAACGCTGAGTATTCTTCCCTTGGCTCATATTTTTGAAAGGCAAGTATCCAATCTAGCGCTTGTCGCTGGAGTAGCTTTAACATTCCCACATCTCCCAGGCCCAGAGCATATTGTTCCAAACCTTCGTATAAGTAAACCTTGTGCTCTAACTGCTGTGCCGAGATTGTATaacaagtttgaaagtGCAATCAAGTCTTCCCTTCTAAGTGGACCGGAGACAATTACCCAGAAGCTGGTTTCCGCCATAATTAGCCAAAACATCCGAACTCAATCGGCCAAAGATGGGAATAAGGGCAACAATTTTATTTCACGACAATTGGtcacaaagaaaatcagGGCATCTTTAGGATTAGATAACTGTCAATTCTTGGTTACTGGCTCAGCACCCATTGACCCAGAAACGatgaagttcttgaagGGATCTCTAGGAGTTGGATTTATGCAAGGTTATGGGCTAACGGAATGTTATGCTGGAATCTGCATCTCATCAGCTTAtctgaaagaaaatggTTCCTGTGGTGCCATTGGGATATCTGCTGAAATGAGGTTGAGAGATGTGCCTGAAATGAACTATTTCTCTGGAAAACAACTTGCGGATGGGTCGTATCACGGTGAGCTGCAATTACGTGGTCCTCAGGTTTTCAGCTACTACTATAAAAGACCCGATGAGACTGAAAAAGCATTTGATAAAGACGGCTGGTTCTGTACTGGAGATATTGCTAGAATTGACAAAAATGGAAAGCTTTACATTATTGACAGAGTTaagaattttttcaaattaTCCCAAGGGGAGTACGTAACACCAGAGAAAATTGAGAACATTTACCTTAGTAGTTCTCCTTTGATTTCACAAGTTTTCATTCATGGTGACTCTCTGCATTCTTTTTTGGTGGCTGTTGTTGGTGTAGATGAAACGTTTTTCAATAATTTGAGATCAGTTGACCCGTCAATCATTAAGAATTATGAACTCAAATCCACTGAAGAcaccattgaaaaatgcaATGCTAAtaaagatttgaagagatctcttctctttctatTCAATAAGAGTGTCGAAAGTGCTGGATTGTTGggttttgaaaaaatccaCAACTTTCACCTTGCGTTTGAACCGTTAAAGATTGAAGACGATACTCTGACTCCTACGTTTAAACTTCGTAGGGTTCAAGCCAAGCACAAATTTGACACCGAATTGGCTAATTTGTACAATGAGAAGAGTCTTCTGAGGGAGACTAAGATGTAGTTTTTAGACTTGAATTTATGACCTCTGTTTtttatttcatttttggtATAGCTCAATGTGTCATTATCACAGGTTTTCCCTCCTCCCACTCTTTGATGGCATTATCAATGTTGAACCAGTATTTTAGTTTGATACTCTCCATTGCTGCATTCTCGTAATCCTCGTCTTTGAACAACTGGCCCAACTTGCTGATGGACTCTGCAATTCGTTCATCGTTACTGATTTTGAGGGCAGCCAACTCCGAATCGTCGGAAACattctccaattcttcatGTATCTCCAAAAtgtcaagaagaagagctttATCCTTGAATTGGTAGCTTTTTGAGGCTTCATCTGTGGTAATGTCAATGTTTGCATTCAATTTTAAGATGTACTGTGCTCGTGTTAGGGGTGATTTCAATGTGGCATAAGCATTGTTCAGGAGACTTGAATATTCTTCATCGTCCAGGTGCACTTTATCATCCCCACTATTCAAAATATCAGGATGGTATTTGGCTTGTAGCTTTCTGAACTCCTTTCGAAGTTGTCTTTGGTCGACATCGAAACTTCCGGCGGGTGGAGGACCATAAGGGAAGGTGTTATGAAAGATTCTGTAATAATTCACTTTTGCCGCATCAAGCAGCACGCTTTTCTGGCTAAACAAACGAATACGAGTGGAGCTAGCAAATCTTGGGATCAATTGTAGACCTCTAAACATGTTCAAAGTGGGGTATTCTTGGAGGCAGGTGTTTGAATACTAAGGATCAATTGTggaggaaaatgaaataCTCGGTGCTTACGTTAGCAAGACCTCATCGaaactcatcttcttcactAGGAAACATCCCTCAGTCGACTCCACATGATACCAAAACCTTTGTATAACTCCCTAGTGAGGTTGCATCTACAGGTCTATCCCGCTCCACTCACAGCTTCACAGTCCACTTTTGTGTTTAATCGCGTTATTCAGCCTATTATAACCGACATGAATTCCAACTATAATGCAAAGAGACTTGCATCAGAGAGGATGTACTATTCTCCAGTCTACTACAAGACTCATTTCAACGTACAGCATCAgaaatttggaagagaCATCTCCCTCATACTAGACATTAATGGAGTGGAAAACTTCGATTCCCTGGTCAAGTATAAGAAACGACCCGAGCTATCACCTACACTCAAAGACGAAAGAATAAATGAACTTTACATCCAGTTTAACAGAATCAAGGGCATACTGAAACCTCATTTACTAGATAATATTCCAACCAGTTTTCCAATCAAGGCCAAGGACGAAGAATCACCCGAAATTAATGTGACTGACGCTACGGCGGAAAGACCATACTGGCTTGCGAACGACCAGGCAACTATGGATATGGAACTGGTTGCAGATTTGAGTCGGATGTCACTGTTTATTCTAAAAGATGTCACGGTGGGAAAGAATATATTTCTTAACATGTACAATGCTGATGCATTTCACAACAACGATGAATCAGGGTTGTTGGAGGGAAAAACGTCAGAGGTGATGTTAATGGGATTTAATGGCTTTAAATGATTACATATAATGAATGCACTAATAGATAGTTCAGTTGACTTTTTCCAGCAGTTTGTCCAGTTTCTCTTTATCTGTTTGAATAAGCTCATACAGATATTGGATACCCTGTTGCTGTTTGCCCAGGACATCTGTCACTTTACTAGTTGTGGATAAATCTCTCTCTTGGACCTGCTCTTGGGTGATGAGTAGAccactttctttttgctgctgttgaCTGAGGTTTTTGGCTCTTTCTCTCAGATTAGAAAGTCTACCCCATAATTCGTTTGTTCTTCCCAATCCCGCAGGATCGTTCAAAGTGTTGAAtaacttttcaaattctaACTTCAAATGCTCTTCATCAGTTGATAATGGGTAACCTCTGGACTTCAAAACCGATAGAATTATAGCGAGTCTGAGTAATTTCTTGCTCAGGTTCTTGTACTTCACTTTGCACTCGGTTAACCTTGCACTGGTGTTGAGATCGTGTTTTTCACCTAGATCGGTAAGATTATCGTTTATCGTATTGAGAATAATTCTGGACTGACGAACATGCTCTGTTTGCGTGTTGGCTCTTGTTAACAAATCATCAAATCCCTTGGCCTTAACAGGGATGGAATTATACTTGGTGGGTCGGTTCGACATTGCCTTTTCCCATTCCTCCGGTAGTTCATCCTGCGGCCTTTGGACATTGGCAAGACtttcatttgaaggaagCTTGTTGTAAAAGTGAGTTTTCAACATACAATTAGGGGACGAAGGATCCCAAGAGTTCTTGACTTTAATGATTTGATCTGTAATGGTAGGAGTGTAGTTATTAGAATTATTGTTGAACGTGGCAACCGCTTGATTTGATTGCATTTGTTGCAGAGCATTAGATGGCTGTGATTTTTGCTGCTGACTCCAGGCAAACGAAGGTTGGGCCGATGTTGGAACGTTGTTGTTCACTTGGTTGTTTGCATTTGTGTTGGCATTGTTACCGAATAATCCGCCAGCTGTGTTTGAGGTATTGGTGCTAGTGTTACCACCAAATAACCCACTGGAAGTACCAGTATTATTAGTGCTTCCAAACAAGCCTCCCGAAGGGGCACCAGTGTTTGTGGTATTTCCAGTGTTGCTGGTACCAAAAAGTCCTCCACTGTTCGTGCTAGTGCCCTTGTTTCCAAACAGTCCTCCAGACGCAGTATTGTTATTGCCTCCAAACAAACCCCCCGATCCGGCGTTGTTCGTGTTGCCATTATTTGGATTAGCATTGGCATTACCGAACAGTCCACCGGAAGTTGTGTTATTGGCATTGGAGGCATTGTTCCCAAATAGCCCCCCCGATGCTGTATTATTTACATTAGTGTTGTTGTTATTGCCAAACAGTCCACCGGATGTGGTATTAGAAGTGTTCCCCGTATTGGCCCCCGTATTGGCTCCAAATAGACCAGTGCTTGCACCAGTAGTTCCAGCAGGCTTGGCACCAAACAGTCCGCCGGAATTGGAAGACGAAGGGTTTGTGTTTAGATTCAACCCGCCGCTAGTTGGTTTGGCACCAAACgaaaaactggaagaacCAGCCGCAGGGGCAGCATTGTTGCTAGTATTCGATCCAAAGGAAAATCCCCCCGTGGAAGTGTTTCCTGGCGCCGCATTCGTCTTAgctccaaaattgaaagacatGGGCGATGATATCAATGGTACTCGTTCTTCCTTACAGATCTCAGATGTTATGTTTCTTCACTGTCTAAAAATCTTGTATTGGAATGTGCTCACGAcctttttttctctatACTCAGAGGTGCTCGAATTTTTTCCAACCAATCAACCTCAAGTGAAGTTATCCCAAAGAGTAACACTATCAAGGCCCAGGTCTGACGAAACACACACAGAATGTCTAGTACGCACACAAATGACTCCCTTAACTCATCTAACTACGTGGACAAACTGAAGGATACCCACTTCgtgtttgaaaatgataaatTACCCTCTGAGATCCCAGATGTTGAGGAAGTTGGAGCCACCACAGCTCCTCTGTTAAGTGCAGCATATTTCATCGGGGCCAAGTGCCAGGACTACAATGACGACTTCATGTTGTGTCAGAAGGAGGCCAAGGGCAACGGGCCTATTGACTGTTTGAAGGAAGGTCGTCGTGTAACCAGATGTGCCTCAGGCGTCTTGAAAGACTTGAATACCCACTGCTCTGACGAGTTCAGATTGCATTGGCAATGTCTGTCATTTTCTAACCTGGAGTACAAGAATTGTAGAAAGGCCGAGTCATTGTTAAATAAATGtgtgtttgaaaagatGAACCTTGTGAAGAAAATTCCGGGGATCCCTGAAGACCGCCAAATTCATCTCAAACAAAACCCAGTATTGAAGCCTGTTGCATTACATCAAGATTCTGAAGTGGCCTTCAAAAAAGCCCAGAACGAAAACAGTATTTAGACATAGTTTGATgtatttatttatttattaATGTAGGTTAAAGAAAGAAAGCTAGAAAAATACATCAGAGACAAAAATTAGTTCAAGTCTCCCAATGCTTTAGTCTTTTAAATTCATGTAGACATGCAGAAAGTGCACTCATAAATTCTTCATTTGTCAACACAGTTAGTCGGCCATCATTTCCAAGGGCAATATCCGTTTCCTGTCTTAGTGCAAGGTTATTGGAAATGTTCTCAATTCTAGTAATGACATGctccaataatgaaaaataGTCCTCATCACCAAGCTTAGATGTCATCACCATGGAAATCTGATCTGTAATGATAGAGCTGGTGTCATTGAACACTCTGCCTGACTGCAAAACAGTGAGTATGTGCTCTAACCTAAAAGCAATTCTTCTCAACTTCCAAATATCACGAGCAGCTATAATTCCCATGATTCCATAGTCCCTGTCTCGGACAACTTGTGTAGCAACCATTTCGTCCTTATCCATCTTCTGCTCAGTACAGTCAATTCTCTCAGCCAATGATCCGGGATAACCCAGACAAATCTTTTCAGGATTTTCCAGTCCCTTCAACTTACGCTCTCCAATAACGAAAAACACCCACTTATCAACCTCAAGCTGTTCGAATTCGCTTTCGATTTGGCATGCGTAAGAGGCATCAGTTCCATAAGCTTCAGCAACGGTCTGTTTCCATTGATCACCAAACCTTTCTCCTGTGAATGATTTCAGCTTCTCGTGGCTCtcatccagtttttcaaattcgTGAATAAACTGGGAACTCAATGCAATATGACCACCGTCTGCAACACCGCTTACACGCGATGCCAGATTCACCATAGGCCCAAAATAATCCATTCTACGAGTAATAAGATCGGCCTCACAGACAGGAGACCCCCAATGTATACCCATTCTGACACTGAGTCCTCGAAACAAGTCGTTGCCATATTTGTCTTGAACTCTAGCGCAATGAGGACTCTTGATAATCTCCTCAGGCCAGCTTTCATGCAACAATTGCTTTTGAACGGAGAAACACCATAAAAGTGCAGATGTTGGGGTAGGAAACGCAACCATAAAAGCATCTCCTTCGGTTTTCACTTCATAACCACCAACAATTTTCAGTTGCCGCCTCATTATAGAGTTATGCAGTTTTATGGCCGTTCTCATACTTATTGGATTCGTCTCCCATAACTTGGTGGAATTTTTGATGTCAGTAAATACCATGGCAACGTTTCCTACAGGTGGATAAATTTCgtcttcaagtttgattaAGTTTGAATACTCTTGTCTCAAAACGTCCCTTGTGGTTTGGTTATTTGCAACCATCTGTTTATATCTCAACGAAATCACAATAACGGTGATGTTTCCACTGCAACCATAGGAAATTGCATAGTCTCTTAGCGTTTCGGCGGCAATCATCGGATTATTTACATCATTTCTGATAATGTCAAAAGCGAG containing:
- a CDS encoding Long chain fatty acyl-CoA synthetase, whose protein sequence is MSHLKKIQDRTPVESLSPQDKKEIKSLFDSLPLPSSDLANSYAVPGSAKTGYSPTFRNSYVRNGSLIETLHPSLRTLHELFSNSVQLYGERDCLGSRLYDHDVKDGYDDYFTFENYRTICERKSNLGAGIIHSVLDNEYRIDPKDGGFDLADYNTNNFIVSLYGRNRAEWVLSDLACQTYSLPDTALYDTLGPTTSAYILELTKSPVVICCAEKIEKLIELKTNNPESLKHFITIISMDNLDFQDFSINDLIKRANSVQIKLLDLGQTEELGKASPVAEIPPLPSTIYTISFTSGTTGVPKGVVLTHKIATAAATFALSHIGLPDSGRTLSILPLAHIFERQVSNLALVAGVALTFPHLPGPEHIVPNLRISKPCALTAVPRLYNKFESAIKSSLLSGPETITQKLVSAIISQNIRTQSAKDGNKGNNFISRQLVTKKIRASLGLDNCQFLVTGSAPIDPETMKFLKGSLGVGFMQGYGLTECYAGICISSAYLKENGSCGAIGISAEMRLRDVPEMNYFSGKQLADGSYHGELQLRGPQVFSYYYKRPDETEKAFDKDGWFCTGDIARIDKNGKLYIIDRVKNFFKLSQGEYVTPEKIENIYLSSSPLISQVFIHGDSLHSFLVAVVGVDETFFNNLRSVDPSIIKNYELKSTEDTIEKCNANKDLKRSLLFLFNKSVESAGLLGFEKIHNFHLAFEPLKIEDDTLTPTFKLRRVQAKHKFDTELANLYNEKSLLRETKM
- a CDS encoding Specialized J-protein that functions with Hsp70 in Fe-S cluster biogenesis in mitochondria gives rise to the protein MFRGLQLIPRFASSTRIRLFSQKSVLLDAAKVNYYRIFHNTFPYGPPPAGSFDVDQRQLRKEFRKLQAKYHPDILNSGDDKVHLDDEEYSSLLNNAYATLKSPLTRAQYILKLNANIDITTDEASKSYQFKDKALLLDILEIHEELENVSDDSELAALKISNDERIAESISKLGQLFKDEDYENAAMESIKLKYWFNIDNAIKEWEEGKPVIMTH
- a CDS encoding Nucleoporin, essential subunit of the nuclear pore complex (NPC); translated protein: MSFNFGAKTNAAPGNTSTGGFSFGSNTSNNAAPAAGSSSFSFGAKPTSGGLNLNTNPSSSNSGGLFGAKPAGTTGASTGLFGANTGANTGNTSNTTSGGLFGNNNNTNVNNTASGGLFGNNASNANNTTSGGLFGNANANPNNGNTNNAGSGGLFGGNNNTASGGLFGNKGTSTNSGGLFGTSNTGNTTNTGAPSGGLFGSTNNTGTSSGLFGGNTSTNTSNTAGGLFGNNANTNANNQVNNNVPTSAQPSFAWSQQQKSQPSNALQQMQSNQAVATFNNNSNNYTPTITDQIIKVKNSWDPSSPNCMLKTHFYNKLPSNESLANVQRPQDELPEEWEKAMSNRPTKYNSIPVKAKGFDDLLTRANTQTEHVRQSRIILNTINDNLTDLGEKHDLNTSARLTECKVKYKNLSKKLLRLAIILSVLKSRGYPLSTDEEHLKLEFEKLFNTLNDPAGLGRTNELWGRLSNLRERAKNLSQQQQKESGLLITQEQVQERDLSTTSKVTDVLGKQQQGIQYLYELIQTDKEKLDKLLEKVN